The Nostoc sp. PCC 7524 nucleotide sequence GTCACTATTATTGGGAGAGGTAGTCGGCATTGGTGTAGGTAGAGAACTATCTGGTAAAGATTGAGATTCGGCGGTTTTTTTCGGTGCGGTGAGGGAAAACAAAAAACCGCTAATAATAGCCAGCAGCACAAATGTTATTGTTCCCCCCAGCAGTAACACCAAGGGTTGCAACTTTGACTTAGGCGCGACATCAGGAGTATCGCGTAAAGCTACTGGAATATCATCACTAGGTTCACCGAATGAGTTTTGCGGTTTTCCAGAATATCCAGCTTTATTCAAAGGACAACTCCTGCTTATATTCAATATTCATCACAGATTGTAGACTGGATAGAAATAAACTGATTGGGTAGCATTTTACATCTATATCCCCAGACACAACATTGATAAATCTTCTAGAACTATACGTCAAACTTGTGGGATTAGTCCTCATTGGCTTTATGCTGGGACGTAAACTACCGACTACAGTTCCTACTCGTTTAGCTCAATTCCTGTTTTGGGTGGGAGTACCGATTAGTATTATCGCTTTTTTACGTCAAGCTGACTTATCTGGGAGGATTTGGATTGCTCCGGCGATCGCTTATCTTGCTATTCTACTAGGAGCATTGTTAGCATGGCTGGGAATCAAAGCTCAAACTTATTTCAGCCGCACCATCCCCCAAAAGCCAACTCAAGGTAGTTTGCTACTAGCTGCCATGATTGGTAACACAGGATATCTAGGCTTCCCCATCACCTTAGCAATGATCGGCCCAGAATACTTTGCTTGGGCTTTATTCTACGATTTACTGGGGTCTTTTCCTGGTGCCTATGGTTTGGGTGTAGCTTTAGGCGCTCATTTTGGCGACAATGGTCAAAATCAAAGACAAATTACTCAAGTAGCTCAAGCCATCTTCATTAACCCCGCCATCTGGAGTTTTGGCTTTGGCTTATTACTCCGCCAAATCGCCATTCCTGATGGGGTAGCATTCACCTTAGATAAATTAGGTTGGACTACAGTTGCTTTATCTTTAGTTTTAATTGGGATGCGCTTGGCAAAACTCAATACTTTAGTCAACTTACCCCAGGTAGGAATGAGCTTAGTGATTAAAATGCTGATTGTTCCCTTGATTTTGGGCTGCACTTTGCCATTTTTAGGATTAACTGGGCCAGCCGCCAAAGTGATTATATTACAAATGGCTATGCCTCCTGCCTTCGCTTCCCTAGTCATTGCCGAAACTTTTAATCTAGACCGCAATCTCGCAGTCACAACTTTAGCCGTAGGAGCTATGCTGTTATTACTGACATTGCCGATATGGTTGTGGTTGTTCTGACTCCATTGTCTGTAATAGACTTGAGAATAAGAACCTCACTCCATCCATCGATGAACAAAGAAT carries:
- a CDS encoding AEC family transporter: MINLLELYVKLVGLVLIGFMLGRKLPTTVPTRLAQFLFWVGVPISIIAFLRQADLSGRIWIAPAIAYLAILLGALLAWLGIKAQTYFSRTIPQKPTQGSLLLAAMIGNTGYLGFPITLAMIGPEYFAWALFYDLLGSFPGAYGLGVALGAHFGDNGQNQRQITQVAQAIFINPAIWSFGFGLLLRQIAIPDGVAFTLDKLGWTTVALSLVLIGMRLAKLNTLVNLPQVGMSLVIKMLIVPLILGCTLPFLGLTGPAAKVIILQMAMPPAFASLVIAETFNLDRNLAVTTLAVGAMLLLLTLPIWLWLF